The DNA region TCAGGTGTTGCCCGACAAGCGCTCGAACGCTTCATGTCGCTGCTCGACGGCGTACTCGACGCGATGCGCGGCGAGCGCGATTTTCGTGAGGCGGTGCTGCATCGCGATCCTGATTCGCCGTGTCGGCTGATGCTCTATGAGACGTGGGAAAGCCCTGACAACGAAAGCGAAGAGCAGATTCATCGTCCGTACCGTCGCGGCTATCACGAGGCGCTCGCCGACCTGCTGGTGCGCCCGCGCGAAGTCACGCAATGGCACACCGTGCGCGCAGACCGATGCGCCGCGCGGCTCGAATCGCGCGATGCCGAAGAACTGGCCGAGGTGCGCGCATGAGCATGCGAACGTTCGTTTCCAATGCGAGGGCGATGCCATGACGATGCAACACGTGCGACAAAACTGGTTGACAACACATCGACGTCAAGACAAACTCGAATGCATGCTGACCCTCATCACCAACGCCTACGTCATTAAAAACCGTCTGGCACGCCATCGCGGCGGGCCTATGGGAGCGTGCGTGCGTTAGTAACTGCAGCAGTCAGCGAATCGATCCCAAGGCCCCGCCGGAAACGGAAGGGGCCTTTTGTTTTGGGTAAGCCTTCCGGCCTCTGGCTCAATTGACGGAGTGCATGATGGACAAGGCTTGTCAGCAGTTCACCGATGACGAATCACTTTGCTTTGCGCGCTCACACGAAGAGCGTTTGCCGAGAGTCGTCGTCCACTTTGAAGTGCAACCTGGCGCGACGATGTCGTGGCGCGTCGATGCGAACACGGAGCTTCTCGTGCAAGGCGCGCGCGTGTGGTTGACGCGCGCGGCGTCGCCGTACGACCACTGGTTGCAGATCGGCGAGACGTTCCGGCTGCATCGCGGGGAGCGCGTCTGGATTAGTGCGGACGGCAACGTGCCGGCAAGGCTTTCGTTGACGACGCATCCCGTGGCGTTGCAAGGCAGACTGGCGCGTCTGCTGGAGCGCTGTTCTTCATTGGGCGCGGATATTTTTGCACCGCGGTCGCGGTGAGTTGTTTTTCTTTTGCTGCGCAGGGTTGGGGGTGTTTGCTTTTGCTTTCGCTGGCATCCGCGATTCGTTAGCGCGCTTCACGCGTCGCCCCTGGGCGTTTGCCTTTGCGCTGGCATCTGCGATTTGCTTTTGCTTTCGCTGGCATCCGCGAATGGTTAGCTTGCTTCAAGCGTCGCCGTTCGTGTGTTTTGAGCTTTTCGCTGGCATCCGCGTTACGTTAGCTCGCTTCAGGCGTCGCCCCTGTGCGGGGCGGCACCTACTTTTCTTTGCCGCCGCAAAGAAAAGTAGGCAAAAGAAAGCGGCTCAAACCGCCAGCTCTTCTTCTTGCCTGAGGGCCCTCAAAGGTTCTTACACTTCACGCGGCAACGCACTTGTTAATGCCCGTTGCCAACGCTTCGAACATCTGCCTCACCCGCTTCAAATATCCGTACCCAGTCAAGCGGCAGCGAATGGTATGGGCCGCCCAGGTGGCAAACTGTGTGTAGGTTGTCGCACCGCAGAACTCGGCGCTCTTACCAGAAACACCAACCTTGCTTTTCAGTCCGGAGTGATGCGTGTATAGCGCGAAAGCCGACACACAGTTTGCCACCTGGGCGGCGGTGGACTGTCTGGCGCGTCATGCAGTGACGCGGGTGTATGAAGTGGGTGAGGCGCTCAGCAAGAGCGCTGGCAACGAGCAGGAATGATGTGATTGCCGTGTGAAGGATGGGGACGTTGGGGGCCCGTGGATAAGAACATGGGCTGGCGGTGTGAGCCGCTTTCTTTTGCCTACTTTTCTTTGCGGCGGCAAAGAAAAGTAGGTGCCGCCCCGCACAGGGGCGACGCCTGAAGCGAGCTAACGTAACGCGGATGCCAGCAAAAAGCTCAAAACACACGAACGGCGACGCTTGAAGCAAGCTAACCATTCGCGGATGCCAGCGAAAGCAAAATCAAAAGCAAAACGGGGATGCCAGCGCAAAGGCTAGAACACCAAACCAAACCAAACCAAACCAAACCAGACCAACCCCATCCCCTCACTCAAACCCGCTCAATCGCAATCGCAATACCCTGCCCCACCCCAATGCACATCGTGCACAGCGCAAAACGGCCTTCCGTGCGCTGCAACTGATACATCGCCGTCGTCACAAGCCGCGCGCCGCTCATCCCGAGCGGATGCCCAAGCGCAATTGCACCACCGTTCGGATTAACGCGAGCATCATCATCAGCAACACCCAGCGCGCGCAGCACAGCAAGACCTTGCGACGCGAACGCCTCGTTCAACTCGATCACGTCGAACTGTCCGATGTTCATGTTCAGCCGCGCAAGCAACTTCTGCGTCGCCGGCGCAGGACCGATGCCCATCACGCGCGGATCGACACCCGCCGTGGCAATCCCGAGCACACGCGCACGCGGCGTCAGGCCAAAGCGCTTCGCGGTCTCCGCGTTGGCGAGCAGCAACGCCGCCGCGCCATCGTTGACGCCCGACGCGTTGCCCGCCGTCACCGTCCCGTCCGGACGCACGACGCCCTTCAGCTTCGCAAGCGCTTCAAGACTCGTCTCGCGCGGATGCTCGTCCTTCGACACAACAATTGCATCGCCCTTCTTCTGCGGGATCGTCACGGAGACGATTTCCCGCGCGAGCGTGCCGTCCTGCTGCGCGCGCGCCGCCTTCTGCTGGCTGCGCATCGCGAACGCATCCTGGTCGGCGCGGCTGACGTTGTAGTCCGTTGCGACGTTTTCGCCCGTTTCCGGCATCGAATCGACACCGTACAGCTGCTTCATCAGCGGATTGACGAAGCGCCAGCCGATCGTCGTGTCGTAGATGTCGGCCTGACGCGAAAATGCGCTCGTCGCCTTGCCCATCACGAACGGCGCGCGGCTCATGCTTTCGACGCCGCCCGCGATCATCAACCCGGCCTCGCCCGATTTGATCGCGCGCGCCGCGATGCCGACGGCATCCATGCCCGAGCCGCACAACCGGTTCACCGTCGAGCCCGGCACGTCTTTCGGCAGGCCCGCCAGCAACAGCGACATGCGCGCGACGTTGCGGTTATCTTCACCGGCCTGGTTCGCACAGCCGTAAATCACGTCGGCGACGGCGCTCCAGTCGACGTCCTTGTTGCGCTCCATCAGCGCCTTGAGCGGCACAGCGCCCAGATCGTCGGCGCGCACCGACGACAGCGAACCCGCGTAGCGGCCAATCGGCGTGCGAATCGCGTCGCACAGGAAAGCTTCCGTCATGAGATGTCTCCAGTAATGGCGGGGCCGGCGTATCGTTGAAGGCGCCAGCATCGGCGCATTGGGTAGCGCCCGAAAAAACGTGCCGATAAAGCGAAATTTGTTCTATACTCGAACAAACGATCATCTATCGAACATTTCAGGTTCGATAATAGGCGGGGCGTGGAAAGACTGTCAAGCGCGCCGGAGGGTGGGTGGGTCGTCGAAAACGGCAATAAGGTACGGCGAAAACGGCAGGAATGCGCGCTTCGCCGGGTTTTCCTGAGGCCGGTTCGCGCGCGCCACACGCCCCCGTCCACGAAGTTGGCGAATCCTGGCGCTTGCGCTATCGTCACGCCTTTCCGTAGCGTAACGACCGCTTGTCCCGACGTCCGCACGTTTCGCACCGATTTCACATAGTCCCATGAGCAAACTACCCGCCGCGTCACAAGCCGTTCCCGTCAACGAGACGGACGCCCCGGACAAACCGGGCGACTCGTACGTGCAGTCGTTCGCGCGCGGCCTCGCGGTGATTCGCGCGTTCAACGCCGAGCGGCCGGAGCAGACGCTGACGGACGTCGCGTCCGCGACGGGTCTCACGCGCGCGGGCGCGCGCCGCATTCTGCTGACGCTGCAGACGCTCGGCTATGTCGAAGCGGAAGGCCGCCTGTTTCGCCTGACGCCGAAGATTCTCGACCTCGGTTTCGCCTATCTGACGTCGATGCCGTTCTGGAATCTCGCCGAGCCATTCATGGAAGAACTGTCGGCGGAAGTTCACGAAAGCTGTTCGGCGGCCGTGCTGGACCGCACGGAAATCGTCTACGTGCTGCGCGTGCCGACCCACAAGATCATGACGATCAATCTGTCGATCGGCAGCCGCTTGCCGGCGTATTGCACATCGATGGGCCGGGTGCTGCTGTCGGCGCTCGACCCGGCGGCGCTCGACGCGATCCTCGACGCGTCACCCATCGTCGCGCACACGCCGCGCACGATCACCGACAAGGACGAGTTGAAGAAGGTGATCGCGCAGGTGCGCAGCCAGGGCTGGTCCATCGTCGATCAGGAACTGGAGGGCGGGCTGATCTCGCTGTCCGCGCCGATCCGCAACCGGCGCGGGCAGATCATCGCCGCGATGAACATCAGCGGCAACGCGCAGCGCAATTCCGCAAAACAGATGGTGAAAGCGTTTCTCGAGCCGTTGCAGAAAGCCGCGCAGTCGGTGTCGAACATGGTCGCGTTGCGCGGCTGAGGCCGCTCGATGCCTGTGGGCGCACCGCGCCTGCTCTCAACGCACCCGATCAACGGCCCAGATAGCGCTCCACGAGACGCGCCCAATACGCCGCTCCGACGGGCAGATTGCGGTCGTTGAAATCGTAGTGCGGGTTGTGCACCATGCAGCCGTCTTCGCCGACGCCATTGCCCAAGCGCAGGAACGAACCCGGCCGCTGTTCGAGCATGAACGCGAAATCCTCGCTGCCCATCAGGATATCCGCGTTCGGCTCGACGTTCTCCGCGCCGACCAGTTCGCGCGCCACCTCGATCGCGAACTCCGTTTCCGCGTCCGTGTTCACGACGACGGGATAGCCCTCGACATACTCGACGTGCGCCTTGCCGCCATAACTCGCGGCTTGGCTCTCCGCCAGCTCCGTAATGCGCTGTTTCAACAGCGCGCGGACTTCCGGGCTGAACGAGCGCACGCTCAATTCGAGCTTCGCGCTCGACGGAATCACGTTGTTCGCCACGCCCGAGTGCATCGTGCCGACCGTCACCACGGCGGGCTGCGAAGGGTTCACATTGCGCGCGACGATGGTCTGCAGCGCCATCACGATGCTCGACGCGATCACGATGGGATCGACGGTCAGATGCGGGCGCGCCGCGTGGCCGCCGACGCCTTCGATCGTGATCGTCGCCTTGTCGCCCGCCGCCATGAACGCGCCCTTGCGGAACAGAAACTTGCCCGGCTCCGCGCCCGGATGGTTATGCACGCCGAACACGGCGTCGCACGGAAAACGCTCGAACAGGCCGTCTTCGATCATCTTCTTCGCGCCGCTGTCGATGCCGCTTTCCTCAGCCGGCTGAAAATACAGATGCACGGTGCCGGAAAAACGGCGGGTGCTCGCGAGATGCTGCGCGGCGCCGAGCAGCATCGTCGTGTGGCCGTCGTGACCGCAAGCGTGCATCTTGCCGTGCGTGCCGCTCGCGTACGGCAGCCCCGTCTGCTCGGTGATGGGCAGCGCGTCCATATCCGCGCGCAGGCCGATGCTGCGCGTCCCGTCGCCCGCCTTCAAGGTGCCGACCAC from Paraburkholderia caribensis includes:
- a CDS encoding putative quinol monooxygenase encodes the protein MSLLDGVLDAMRGERDFREAVLHRDPDSPCRLMLYETWESPDNESEEQIHRPYRRGYHEALADLLVRPREVTQWHTVRADRCAARLESRDAEELAEVRA
- a CDS encoding M20 aminoacylase family protein — translated: MTDATRLTEITDLEPAAAALREIRHHIHHHPELAYEEVATAALVAEKLEAWGWQVTRGVGKTGVVGTLKAGDGTRSIGLRADMDALPITEQTGLPYASGTHGKMHACGHDGHTTMLLGAAQHLASTRRFSGTVHLYFQPAEESGIDSGAKKMIEDGLFERFPCDAVFGVHNHPGAEPGKFLFRKGAFMAAGDKATITIEGVGGHAARPHLTVDPIVIASSIVMALQTIVARNVNPSQPAVVTVGTMHSGVANNVIPSSAKLELSVRSFSPEVRALLKQRITELAESQAASYGGKAHVEYVEGYPVVVNTDAETEFAIEVARELVGAENVEPNADILMGSEDFAFMLEQRPGSFLRLGNGVGEDGCMVHNPHYDFNDRNLPVGAAYWARLVERYLGR
- a CDS encoding DUF2917 domain-containing protein — encoded protein: MDKACQQFTDDESLCFARSHEERLPRVVVHFEVQPGATMSWRVDANTELLVQGARVWLTRAASPYDHWLQIGETFRLHRGERVWISADGNVPARLSLTTHPVALQGRLARLLERCSSLGADIFAPRSR
- a CDS encoding IclR family transcriptional regulator, which gives rise to MSKLPAASQAVPVNETDAPDKPGDSYVQSFARGLAVIRAFNAERPEQTLTDVASATGLTRAGARRILLTLQTLGYVEAEGRLFRLTPKILDLGFAYLTSMPFWNLAEPFMEELSAEVHESCSAAVLDRTEIVYVLRVPTHKIMTINLSIGSRLPAYCTSMGRVLLSALDPAALDAILDASPIVAHTPRTITDKDELKKVIAQVRSQGWSIVDQELEGGLISLSAPIRNRRGQIIAAMNISGNAQRNSAKQMVKAFLEPLQKAAQSVSNMVALRG
- the pcaF gene encoding 3-oxoadipyl-CoA thiolase, whose protein sequence is MTEAFLCDAIRTPIGRYAGSLSSVRADDLGAVPLKALMERNKDVDWSAVADVIYGCANQAGEDNRNVARMSLLLAGLPKDVPGSTVNRLCGSGMDAVGIAARAIKSGEAGLMIAGGVESMSRAPFVMGKATSAFSRQADIYDTTIGWRFVNPLMKQLYGVDSMPETGENVATDYNVSRADQDAFAMRSQQKAARAQQDGTLAREIVSVTIPQKKGDAIVVSKDEHPRETSLEALAKLKGVVRPDGTVTAGNASGVNDGAAALLLANAETAKRFGLTPRARVLGIATAGVDPRVMGIGPAPATQKLLARLNMNIGQFDVIELNEAFASQGLAVLRALGVADDDARVNPNGGAIALGHPLGMSGARLVTTAMYQLQRTEGRFALCTMCIGVGQGIAIAIERV